The following proteins are encoded in a genomic region of Betaproteobacteria bacterium:
- a CDS encoding ribosome recycling factor, protein MIGEVKKSTEQKMQKTLDALKVDLGKVRTGRAHTGLLDHITVDYYGTQTPINQVANMSLLDARTIAVSAWEKKMAPAIEKAIRDSDLGLNPATIGEVVRVPMPALTEERRKDLIKVVRGEAENARVAVRNVRRDANHHLKDLIKDKKISEDDERRGEADVQKLTDHYIAEIDKLLHTKEAELMAV, encoded by the coding sequence ATGATTGGCGAAGTGAAGAAGTCCACGGAGCAAAAGATGCAGAAGACGCTCGATGCGCTGAAAGTGGATTTGGGCAAGGTACGAACGGGGCGGGCGCACACGGGTTTGCTTGACCATATCACGGTGGATTACTACGGCACCCAGACCCCCATCAACCAGGTGGCGAACATGAGTTTGCTGGACGCGCGCACCATTGCCGTCAGTGCCTGGGAGAAGAAGATGGCGCCGGCCATCGAGAAGGCCATCCGCGATTCGGACTTAGGCTTGAACCCCGCCACGATCGGCGAGGTGGTACGGGTGCCCATGCCGGCACTGACCGAGGAGCGCCGCAAGGATCTCATCAAGGTCGTGCGCGGGGAGGCCGAAAATGCGAGGGTGGCGGTGCGCAATGTGCGGCGCGACGCCAACCACCATTTGAAGGATCTCATCAAGGACAAGAAGATCTCGGAAGACGATGAGCGGCGCGGCGAGGCCGACGTGCAAAAACTCACGGACCATTACATCGCCGAGATCGATAAGCTGTTGCATACCAAGGAAGCGGAGTTGATGGCGGTATAA